One window of the Candoia aspera isolate rCanAsp1 chromosome 16, rCanAsp1.hap2, whole genome shotgun sequence genome contains the following:
- the FAM78A gene encoding protein FAM78A: MDIGFELTDEEDCWCLLAVVLVLWAMGCIQSISCKAKGFRESISVLEIKASIDPVPTIIDESSSVVLRYRTPHFRASAQVLLPPLPKKETWIVGWIQACSHMEFYNYYGDHGMSSWELPDLLEGKIQAISDSDGVNYPWYGNTTETCTIVGPTRKEAKFTISMNDNFYPSVTWAVPVSDSNVPKLTCIHRDQSFTTWLVATNTMTHEMVILHTIKWRMKLGIDVVPGNPLGHRAKLREPSAQEQPQVLSKNEPIPPSALVKPNANDAQVLMWRPNDGRPLVVIPPKHR, encoded by the exons ATGGATATCGGGTTTGAGTTGACAGATGAAGAAGATTGCTGGTGCCTTCTTGCCGTTGTGCTGGTACTCTGGGCCATGGGCTGTATCCAGAGCATTAGCTGCAAAGCGAAAGGATTTCGGGAAAGCATCTCAGTCTTGGAAATCAAAGCTTCCATCGACCCGGTCCCCACAATCATCGATGAGTCATCCAGCGTGGTATTGAGGTACCGCACCCCGCATTTTCGGGCTTCCGCTCAAGTGCTGTTGCCTCCTTTGCCCAAAAAAGAGACCTGGATTGTGGGGTGGATACAGGCTTGCAGTCACATGGAGTTTTACAACTACTACGGCGATCATGGCAT GTCCAGCTGGGAGCTTCCAGATCTCCTTGAAGGCAAGATCCAAGCCATCAGTGACTCAGACGGGGTCAACTATCCCTGGTACGGGAACACCACCGAGACGTGCACCATTGTGGGGCCCACCAGGAAGGAAGCTAAGTTCACCATCAGCATGAATGACAACTTCTACCCCAGCGTCACCTGGGCTGTCCCAGTAAGTGACAGCAACGTGCCCAAGCTGACGTGCATCCATCGAGATCAGAGCTTCACCACGTGGCTTGTGGCCACCAACACCATGACCCACGAGATGGTGATCCTGCATACGATCAAGTGGCGGATGAAACTGGGCATCGACGTGGTCCCCGGCAATCCTCTAGGGCACCGTGCCAAGCTGAGGGAACCCTCTGCTCAGGAGCAGCCCCAAGTCCTGAGCAAGAACGAACCAATACCACCGAGTGCCCTTGTGAAACCCAATGCCAATGATGCCCAGGTCCTCATGTGGAGGCCCAACGACGGGCGCCCCCTAGTGGTGATACCGCCCAAACATCGGTAA